From a region of the Nonlabens dokdonensis DSW-6 genome:
- a CDS encoding class I SAM-dependent methyltransferase — protein MILDKKYWQDRYVNDSTGWDLGHVSSPMKRIIDSIENKELSILIPGAGNAHEAQYLIEKGFTDITVLDIAREPLDELAHRISNDSSVKIVNEDFFNHEGFYDLILEQTFFCALDPSLREKYVVKANELLNDYGCLEGVLFDFKDNRETPPFSGSLDEYIDLFQEKFDILKLERCLFSESSRKNKELVIKIKKNGK, from the coding sequence ATGATTTTAGATAAAAAGTATTGGCAAGATCGATATGTTAATGATTCTACAGGCTGGGATTTAGGTCATGTTTCGAGTCCTATGAAAAGGATTATCGATTCTATAGAAAACAAAGAGCTTTCGATTTTAATTCCTGGGGCTGGAAACGCTCACGAGGCTCAATACTTAATTGAAAAAGGATTTACAGATATTACGGTGCTAGATATAGCGAGAGAACCACTTGACGAGCTAGCACATAGAATAAGCAATGACAGCAGTGTCAAAATCGTAAATGAAGATTTTTTTAATCATGAAGGGTTTTATGATTTAATTCTAGAACAAACTTTCTTTTGTGCATTGGACCCTAGCTTACGCGAAAAGTACGTCGTAAAAGCTAATGAATTATTGAATGACTATGGTTGTCTTGAAGGTGTATTATTTGATTTTAAAGATAATCGAGAGACACCTCCTTTTTCAGGAAGTTTAGATGAGTACATAGATTTATTTCAAGAAAAATTTGATATTCTAAAATTAGAAAGGTGTCTATTTTCTGAATCTTCTAGAAAAAACAAGGAACTAGTAATTAAAATTAAGAAAAATGGAAAATGA
- a CDS encoding RNA-binding S4 domain-containing protein: MRVDKYLWSVRYYKTRSKATDAAKKGRIRVNGAVVKPARDVYAGDVIDLRKDQIEYKVEVIDLPDSRVGNKIVGLYRTDITPKENFEAKKLIALNQDYYRRKGEGRPTKKDRRDLSDLLNQDEEE; the protein is encoded by the coding sequence ATGCGAGTAGATAAATATTTATGGAGTGTTCGTTACTATAAGACTAGAAGTAAAGCTACTGACGCCGCAAAAAAAGGTAGAATACGAGTAAATGGAGCTGTAGTGAAACCAGCTAGAGATGTATATGCTGGTGATGTTATAGATTTAAGAAAAGATCAAATTGAATATAAGGTTGAAGTGATTGATCTGCCAGATAGCCGAGTTGGGAACAAAATTGTAGGCTTATACCGGACAGACATCACCCCAAAGGAGAATTTTGAAGCAAAAAAATTAATAGCTCTCAATCAAGATTATTACCGAAGAAAAGGAGAAGGTAGACCTACTAAAAAGGACCGTCGAGACCTATCTGATCTATTAAATCAAGATGAGGAAGAATGA
- a CDS encoding FKBP-type peptidyl-prolyl cis-trans isomerase codes for MKKIKYIIPFLTLGLLFTSCGDDDDGNGVAVRDRTEVFAEDLIELQDYLNTHFYNYEEFSSTPAGQDFKIEFDTIAGTNSNKIPLANQVSSKVLNRDGIDYTYYTLNVRQGGGTLRPTFADSTLVTYEGRLLNNSIFDSSVNSIWFDLPSVVDGFTAGVTELNGASSITPNNDGTFSYQDSGVGAVFMPSGIGYFNSTLTGIPAYSPLIFTYQLRSVKITDHDNDGILSFYEDLDEDGDLTSPNPIDNTDNDRGSTGRILHNYIDIDDDGDGVATIFENADPNGDGNPDDAEDLDGDGIPGYLDADEVNIDLDGDGIQNRFENPDPNGNGNPGDARDTDGDGIPDYLDADDDGDGIPTAQENADPNGNGNPIDAIDTDGDGIPDYLDADS; via the coding sequence ATGAAAAAAATAAAATATATAATACCTTTTCTAACGCTAGGTTTACTATTTACTTCATGTGGTGATGATGACGATGGGAATGGGGTAGCAGTAAGAGATAGGACTGAAGTATTTGCTGAAGACTTAATAGAGTTACAAGATTATTTGAATACTCATTTTTATAATTATGAGGAATTTTCTTCAACTCCAGCAGGACAAGATTTTAAAATAGAATTTGATACCATTGCTGGTACAAACTCTAATAAAATTCCACTTGCAAATCAGGTTTCTTCTAAAGTCTTAAACCGAGATGGAATAGACTATACTTATTATACGCTCAATGTACGTCAAGGTGGTGGTACTTTAAGGCCTACTTTTGCAGATAGTACTTTGGTAACCTATGAAGGAAGACTTTTAAACAATAGCATTTTTGACAGCTCAGTGAACTCTATATGGTTTGATTTGCCTTCTGTTGTAGATGGTTTCACCGCTGGAGTGACTGAACTCAATGGAGCCTCTTCAATAACACCAAATAACGATGGGACTTTCAGTTATCAAGATTCTGGTGTAGGGGCTGTATTTATGCCTTCAGGTATAGGTTATTTTAATTCAACTTTGACAGGAATTCCAGCATATTCACCTTTAATTTTTACGTATCAGTTGAGAAGCGTCAAAATTACAGATCATGATAATGATGGCATACTATCCTTTTACGAAGATCTTGACGAAGATGGTGATCTAACTTCACCTAACCCTATAGATAATACAGATAACGATCGAGGTTCAACTGGAAGAATATTACACAATTATATAGATATAGATGATGACGGTGATGGTGTAGCAACAATATTTGAAAATGCAGACCCTAATGGTGATGGTAACCCAGACGATGCCGAAGATTTAGATGGAGATGGAATTCCAGGTTATCTAGATGCTGACGAAGTAAATATCGACTTAGACGGCGATGGGATTCAAAACAGATTTGAAAATCCAGACCCTAATGGAAATGGTAACCCTGGTGACGCTAGAGATACCGACGGAGACGGAATTCCAGATTATTTAGACGCAGACGATGATGGCGATGGGATTCCTACTGCGCAAGAAAATGCAGATCCAAATGGAAATGGAAACCCTATAGATGCTATAGATACGGACGGCGATGGAATTCCTGATTACCTTGATGCAGACTCATAG
- a CDS encoding DUF5723 family protein → MKTYVYLFICCITIQNISGQSFSGLELDNFSGINSLTYNPANVVDSRFKADINILTLGSTVTTDYFGINLSNLIDNPDGFDFDDDSVTFPSQANNLYLNVDALGPSFMFNLAPRHAIGITTRVRAFMNINRINGSLYETIADDDAFDKDINIDMENLNGTIHAWTEAGLTYGVVLVNGKNHFLKGGITLKYLQGAGAVFFNSDRIDGSYDSAGDSITASGDLTYGQTLDDTNSDDDEFEFGSGSSGFSADFGLIYEYRPDLGDTKMDTTSLKGHNQYRFKVGLSLQDMGQLSYESVNVEEYVISGTVSAADFEEDFQQGLEDNYAQTSTVQDVDIQLPTTLRYMADYRVNRNLYLGLSGVLSLNDDTSPLSSRRLNYTSIVPRYESRLFTLYTNLSVMEYSDFIWGAGFRFGLLTVGSGSIISNLITDDSRAADVYAGLKIPILQSRYSQETRESRREQRRKKKAEKKRLKALKKADS, encoded by the coding sequence ATGAAAACTTATGTGTACTTATTTATTTGCTGCATTACCATTCAAAATATCTCTGGACAGTCTTTTTCTGGTTTAGAATTAGATAATTTTTCAGGAATCAACAGTCTTACTTACAACCCAGCAAATGTTGTAGACAGCCGTTTTAAGGCAGATATTAATATCCTGACTTTAGGCAGTACGGTAACCACCGACTATTTCGGCATCAATTTATCTAACCTCATTGACAATCCTGACGGCTTTGATTTTGATGACGACAGTGTGACATTTCCTAGCCAGGCTAACAACTTATATTTAAATGTAGATGCGTTAGGACCGTCATTCATGTTTAACCTAGCTCCTAGACATGCGATAGGAATAACCACTAGAGTAAGAGCGTTTATGAATATTAATAGGATCAATGGTTCTTTATATGAAACTATTGCTGATGATGATGCCTTTGATAAAGATATCAATATTGATATGGAAAACCTTAATGGGACAATCCACGCCTGGACAGAAGCTGGGCTCACTTATGGAGTGGTTTTAGTTAATGGAAAAAATCACTTTTTAAAAGGTGGTATTACTCTTAAGTATCTTCAAGGAGCGGGCGCGGTATTTTTTAATTCTGATCGTATAGATGGAAGTTATGATTCTGCAGGAGATTCTATTACCGCTTCTGGAGACCTTACTTACGGTCAGACTTTAGATGATACCAATAGTGACGATGATGAATTTGAATTCGGCAGTGGATCGTCAGGTTTCTCGGCAGATTTTGGTTTGATATATGAATACCGTCCAGATTTAGGAGATACTAAAATGGACACTACCTCGCTTAAAGGACATAATCAGTATAGATTTAAAGTAGGTCTATCCCTTCAAGATATGGGACAACTGTCATACGAAAGCGTTAATGTAGAAGAATATGTGATTTCTGGTACCGTAAGTGCCGCAGATTTTGAGGAAGATTTTCAACAAGGGCTAGAAGACAACTATGCTCAAACAAGTACAGTTCAAGATGTAGATATTCAATTGCCTACTACGTTAAGGTACATGGCAGATTATAGGGTCAATAGAAATCTTTATTTAGGGTTATCTGGCGTTTTATCATTAAATGACGACACTTCTCCATTATCTAGTAGAAGATTAAACTACACCAGCATTGTGCCAAGATATGAATCTAGACTGTTCACTTTGTACACCAACTTAAGTGTTATGGAATACTCTGATTTTATTTGGGGTGCTGGTTTTAGATTTGGTCTTTTAACTGTAGGTAGCGGTTCTATAATTAGTAATCTTATAACTGACGACTCAAGAGCTGCCGATGTATATGCCGGCTTGAAAATACCTATTCTTCAATCTAGATACTCTCAAGAAACTAGAGAAAGTAGAAGAGAACAAAGAAGAAAGAAAAAGGCAGAAAAGAAAAGATTGAAGGCTCTTAAAAAAGCTGATAGTTAA
- a CDS encoding SulP family inorganic anion transporter, translated as MSKLFNNFVGNLKNDLLSGLTVALALVPEAVAFAFVAGIDPMVGLYGAFMMGLITSLFGGRPGMISGATGAMAVVMVHMIAVGNEVGNELAQPIENLGLQWLFITLLIVGAIQISAGLFKLGKFVRLIPHPVMMGFVNGLAIVIFLAQLGLFPQISEMGMFEQNTTFWDDLFANTAFWTMSAFVLLTMAIMFFLPKLTKAIPSALVAIVVVAAITISLGIDVDTVGSFLKSKGGADATLEGSLPTFQYQIFSLIETIKGNWMLILGSAVTLAAVGLIESLMTLNLVDDLTETRGSGNRECVAQGAGNMINGLFGGMGGCAMIGQSIINVNSGGRGRLSGVVASVALLLFILFGAPVIEQIPIAALVGVMFMVVIGTFAWSSFRIINKVPVSDIIVLISVSAITVIADLAIAVVTGVIMSALIFAWNSAKRIRARKSFKEDGTKVYEIWGPLFFGSVTDFNNKFDPKSDPDMIEIDFIESRVQDHSGIEALRGVANKYLDLGKKIKLTHLSPECKELLMRNNPEFDTIIESSIEDPRYHIATDLMDAEV; from the coding sequence ATGAGTAAGCTATTTAACAATTTTGTGGGTAATCTAAAGAACGATCTTTTATCTGGTCTCACTGTTGCGTTAGCATTAGTTCCAGAAGCAGTGGCTTTTGCATTTGTCGCAGGTATTGACCCTATGGTTGGTCTTTACGGTGCCTTCATGATGGGGCTTATTACATCATTATTCGGCGGTAGACCTGGAATGATATCTGGTGCTACTGGAGCAATGGCTGTAGTAATGGTTCATATGATTGCGGTAGGAAACGAAGTAGGAAATGAGCTTGCCCAGCCTATCGAAAATCTAGGGCTACAATGGCTATTCATAACGCTTTTAATCGTAGGAGCCATACAGATCTCGGCAGGATTATTCAAGTTAGGTAAGTTTGTAAGGTTGATTCCTCATCCAGTAATGATGGGGTTTGTAAATGGTCTTGCGATCGTTATATTTTTAGCTCAATTAGGATTATTTCCACAAATTAGTGAGATGGGAATGTTTGAACAAAACACCACCTTTTGGGATGATTTGTTTGCAAATACTGCTTTTTGGACGATGTCAGCATTTGTGTTACTTACCATGGCGATTATGTTTTTCTTACCTAAGTTGACTAAGGCTATCCCATCAGCTCTTGTAGCTATTGTTGTAGTTGCTGCTATAACTATTTCTTTGGGAATCGATGTGGATACGGTAGGGAGTTTTCTTAAGTCTAAAGGAGGCGCAGATGCAACTTTAGAAGGAAGTTTACCGACGTTTCAATATCAAATCTTTAGTCTGATAGAGACTATTAAAGGAAACTGGATGCTCATATTAGGAAGTGCAGTAACACTCGCAGCTGTAGGCTTGATCGAGTCTTTGATGACCTTAAATCTTGTTGATGATCTTACTGAAACTCGTGGAAGTGGTAATCGTGAATGTGTTGCTCAAGGAGCCGGGAATATGATCAATGGCCTCTTTGGAGGAATGGGTGGATGTGCCATGATCGGTCAGTCTATAATTAATGTAAATTCTGGTGGTCGTGGTCGACTTTCTGGAGTTGTCGCGTCTGTTGCATTGTTGCTATTCATACTTTTTGGAGCTCCTGTAATTGAGCAAATACCTATTGCGGCTCTCGTAGGAGTAATGTTCATGGTAGTTATTGGAACATTTGCTTGGAGCAGTTTTAGAATTATCAATAAAGTACCTGTTTCTGATATCATCGTTTTAATAAGTGTGAGTGCCATAACAGTGATTGCAGATCTTGCTATAGCCGTTGTTACCGGTGTTATAATGAGCGCACTAATCTTTGCGTGGAACAGTGCAAAACGCATTAGAGCTCGCAAAAGCTTTAAAGAAGATGGTACTAAAGTTTATGAAATTTGGGGACCGTTATTTTTTGGTTCGGTAACAGACTTTAATAATAAATTTGATCCTAAAAGTGATCCCGATATGATAGAAATAGATTTTATTGAGTCGAGAGTACAAGATCATTCTGGGATTGAAGCATTGAGAGGCGTCGCAAATAAATATTTGGATTTAGGAAAAAAGATTAAGCTTACTCATTTAAGTCCAGAATGTAAAGAATTATTGATGCGCAATAATCCAGAATTTGATACCATTATAGAGAGTAGTATAGAAGATCCACGTTATCATATTGCTACAGATTTAATGGATGCAGAGGTATAG